ACGAGAACCAGCATGCGCCCATTATGGGGGTTTACCCTGAGGGGCGTGGAGGTCTTGGGAGAGGCGTTGCGCCTCTGGCGGGAGGGGCGCTACTTTGAGGTCCACGAGGTGCTGGAGGAGGCCTGGCGGGAGGCGAGGGGGGAGGAGCGCCGCTTCCTCCAGGGCCTCATCCTCCTGGCCGCCGCCCTTCACCAGCAGGGGCTGGGGAAAAGCGGCCTCAGGAACCTGAGGAAGGCCGAGGCCAGGCTCAGGGGCCTCCCTTCCCCCTACCTGGGC
Above is a window of Thermus islandicus DSM 21543 DNA encoding:
- a CDS encoding DUF309 domain-containing protein, with protein sequence MEVLGEALRLWREGRYFEVHEVLEEAWREARGEERRFLQGLILLAAALHQQGLGKSGLRNLRKAEARLRGLPSPYLGLDWRPLLLEARRRLGA